One stretch of Candidatus Baltobacteraceae bacterium DNA includes these proteins:
- a CDS encoding VOC family protein: MEDASQSKPKPFVSDFSMLMVLVRDLTASRDFYRNVMGLRVLNDQVPNWVDFELSEGKRLGLHPEGAGRKVTPGTLQLGFAVPNVDKFITDARAMGARILQDPYDAPFGRIAILSDPDGYAIQVFTPRG; this comes from the coding sequence ATGGAAGACGCGTCCCAATCGAAGCCTAAGCCGTTCGTCAGTGACTTCTCGATGCTCATGGTGCTGGTTCGCGACCTCACCGCATCGCGTGATTTCTATCGCAACGTCATGGGTTTGCGCGTGCTCAACGATCAAGTTCCAAACTGGGTCGATTTCGAATTGAGCGAAGGAAAGCGCCTCGGACTCCATCCCGAAGGTGCAGGTCGCAAGGTGACGCCGGGGACGCTGCAGCTCGGATTCGCCGTCCCGAACGTCGACAAGTTCATCACGGATGCACGCGCGATGGGTGCACGAATCTTGCAAGATCCGTACGACGCGCCGTTCGGCCGAATTGCAATTCTTTCTGATCCCGATGGCTACGCGATCCAAGTCTTCACTCCACGAGGCTGA
- a CDS encoding Uma2 family endonuclease translates to MAPSVVIEGCEMHLEDRVLGLLDAEKPYIEIIDGRGQEKLVSPEWPHSRAQSTLSRIFSEYADRVGGDTGVELRFVVDAVTLLPDVSYYSESQMQDMGETEKRYPRRSPYAAIEVRSSDDRPGERERKMNLYLTLGSRVVLDVDPKRETLTTIDAAGSRVYAKDETFEHVALPGLHIDLAPFFARVNP, encoded by the coding sequence GTGGCGCCGTCCGTCGTGATAGAAGGATGTGAGATGCATTTGGAAGACCGCGTACTGGGCCTTCTCGACGCCGAGAAGCCATACATTGAGATTATCGACGGCCGTGGCCAGGAAAAGCTGGTGAGCCCGGAGTGGCCACATTCACGCGCGCAATCCACACTGTCTCGCATCTTCAGTGAATATGCCGATCGCGTAGGCGGCGACACGGGCGTCGAGCTGCGATTTGTTGTAGATGCCGTTACGTTGCTTCCGGATGTTTCGTACTACTCTGAGTCGCAAATGCAGGACATGGGTGAGACGGAGAAGCGCTATCCGAGACGCTCGCCGTACGCAGCCATTGAAGTTCGTTCATCCGACGATCGGCCAGGCGAGCGCGAACGTAAGATGAATCTCTATCTCACACTGGGTTCGCGCGTCGTTCTTGACGTCGACCCGAAGCGTGAGACGCTCACAACAATCGATGCCGCGGGCTCTCGCGTGTATGCGAAAGACGAAACGTTCGAGCACGTAGCGCTTCCCGGATTGCATATCGATCTTGCTCCGTTTTTCGCGCGCGTCAACCCTTAG
- the acpS gene encoding holo-ACP synthase, with product MIVGIGIDLAEVERYRFDERRRAWFARKIYTEEEWAYAMRKRLWPERLAGFYAAKEATRKAFGHAIPWRSVGVSHEGSGKPIIRLYGKAERLIAAREISRIHLTITHTATMASAVVILER from the coding sequence GTGATCGTCGGGATCGGAATCGATTTGGCGGAGGTCGAGCGCTATCGCTTCGACGAGCGGCGGCGTGCCTGGTTCGCGCGCAAGATCTACACCGAAGAAGAGTGGGCATACGCGATGCGCAAGCGCCTGTGGCCGGAACGCTTGGCGGGCTTCTACGCCGCAAAGGAAGCGACGCGTAAAGCTTTCGGGCACGCGATCCCGTGGCGTTCCGTCGGCGTCTCGCATGAGGGGAGCGGGAAGCCGATCATTCGTCTGTACGGAAAAGCGGAACGCTTGATCGCTGCGCGCGAGATCTCGCGCATTCATTTGACGATCACGCACACGGCGACGATGGCCTCGGCCGTCGTCATCCTCGAACGATGA
- a CDS encoding archaemetzincin, producing MGPGNLQEPISIVPVNSIDAGFVTRLGLCLEERFLAPFLVRAPLRVPKNVLNGVRGQLFTGALATQIATKYPPRDGYVLSITDYDLYRISARYVFGEGDPTTHIALVSRFRLTPEFYGEPADENMLFQRTLKESVRALGRALGLRNCLNQRCAMHHADSIFETDNRLSNLCDTCEKRAKAGR from the coding sequence GTGGGGCCCGGTAACTTGCAGGAACCGATCAGCATCGTCCCCGTCAATTCGATCGATGCTGGTTTTGTGACCCGTCTGGGCCTGTGTCTCGAAGAACGTTTCCTCGCACCGTTCCTCGTACGCGCTCCATTACGCGTTCCGAAAAATGTTTTGAACGGCGTACGTGGACAGCTGTTCACGGGTGCCCTTGCAACGCAAATTGCGACGAAATATCCGCCGCGCGACGGATACGTTCTTTCAATCACCGATTACGATCTGTATCGCATATCAGCGCGTTACGTCTTCGGCGAGGGCGATCCGACGACGCACATCGCGCTCGTCTCACGATTCCGGTTGACGCCGGAATTCTATGGCGAACCGGCCGATGAGAATATGTTGTTTCAGCGCACGCTCAAAGAATCGGTTCGAGCGCTGGGACGCGCACTCGGTTTGCGAAATTGTCTCAATCAGCGTTGTGCGATGCACCACGCTGATTCGATCTTCGAGACCGACAATCGGCTCTCGAATCTTTGCGACACCTGCGAAAAGCGCGCCAAGGCTGGCCGCTAG
- a CDS encoding NAD(P)H-hydrate dehydratase, producing MIVFDAAGMRAFDTEQVAHRGEVPLMRDAGTAIATLVPRYRRDGSIVGIAGPGNNGGDVFAALAVLPQAFERIIYALPAQRESEARADAVARARASGVEIRAVDSAAKLRGLANAGLILDGLLGVGSHLPLSEPMNKISEAINASGAPVLAIDLPSGVDASTGAVDPIAVRADATVTIGALKLGLLLDPGRELAGDLWLAPIGFPSTYQGVVAHCLSDAEFRAIVPQRAHNTEKREAGAPLVLAGSEQFPGAAVLCARAAARTGAGYVTVAVPQAAAAAVRAHLLEQTIVTYDPSDVGASVETIVDIAQRYGSLAIGPGLGLSDAMGSIMREVIKRVDLPTVIDATGLFHLAKHLDVLYRKRAVLTPHAGEFARLSGKGTVAESDRVSRLRAFVQEHGVTTLLKGRATLVYDGLTLHVNTSGTSALATAGTGDVLTGMIGTLLSQGVEPVDAARAAAYWHGLAGTLAAQNRPIGVVAGDVIEELAAAYGHHSDAIATPPVVRVA from the coding sequence ATGATCGTCTTCGACGCGGCGGGGATGCGTGCGTTCGACACGGAGCAGGTGGCGCATCGCGGCGAAGTCCCGTTGATGCGCGACGCGGGTACGGCAATCGCCACGCTCGTCCCGCGCTATCGCCGTGACGGCAGCATCGTAGGAATCGCCGGGCCCGGAAACAATGGCGGCGATGTTTTTGCCGCGCTGGCGGTTCTGCCGCAAGCCTTCGAACGCATCATTTATGCGCTGCCTGCGCAGCGAGAATCCGAAGCCCGAGCCGATGCCGTCGCGCGTGCGCGTGCGAGCGGCGTAGAGATTCGAGCAGTCGATAGCGCCGCCAAGCTGCGAGGGCTCGCCAACGCGGGGCTCATACTCGACGGATTGCTTGGGGTTGGCTCCCATCTGCCACTCAGCGAACCGATGAACAAGATCTCCGAAGCCATCAATGCATCGGGCGCGCCGGTACTTGCGATCGATTTGCCGAGCGGCGTCGATGCAAGCACGGGAGCCGTCGATCCGATAGCAGTCCGTGCCGATGCGACGGTCACGATCGGCGCGCTCAAGCTCGGCTTATTACTGGATCCCGGACGTGAATTAGCCGGCGATTTGTGGCTCGCACCGATCGGCTTCCCATCGACCTATCAAGGCGTCGTGGCGCATTGTCTCTCGGACGCGGAATTTCGCGCGATCGTGCCGCAGCGGGCGCACAATACGGAAAAGCGCGAAGCCGGTGCGCCGCTAGTGCTCGCCGGCTCCGAGCAGTTTCCGGGTGCGGCCGTGTTGTGCGCACGTGCCGCGGCACGCACCGGTGCCGGCTACGTCACGGTCGCCGTTCCGCAAGCGGCGGCGGCGGCCGTCCGCGCGCATCTGCTCGAGCAAACGATCGTAACGTATGATCCTAGCGATGTCGGCGCATCCGTCGAAACAATCGTCGACATCGCGCAGCGCTACGGATCGCTTGCGATCGGTCCGGGCTTGGGATTATCGGATGCGATGGGCTCGATCATGCGCGAAGTGATCAAGCGCGTTGATCTCCCGACGGTGATCGACGCAACGGGGCTTTTTCATCTCGCCAAGCATCTCGACGTGCTGTATCGCAAGCGCGCCGTGCTTACGCCGCACGCCGGAGAGTTCGCGCGACTTTCAGGGAAGGGAACGGTGGCCGAAAGCGATCGCGTCTCGCGTTTGCGCGCCTTCGTCCAAGAACACGGCGTAACGACGTTGCTCAAAGGCCGCGCAACGCTCGTCTACGATGGCCTCACCCTACACGTGAACACGAGCGGAACGTCTGCGCTGGCGACTGCAGGAACCGGCGACGTGCTCACCGGCATGATCGGCACGTTGCTCTCGCAAGGCGTCGAACCGGTTGACGCAGCGCGCGCTGCCGCGTATTGGCACGGTCTCGCCGGAACGCTCGCCGCGCAGAATCGTCCGATCGGCGTCGTCGCCGGCGACGTCATCGAAGAGTTAGCCGCCGCGTACGGTCATCACAGCGATGCAATCGCGACGCCACCTGTCGTGCGCGTCGCGTAG
- a CDS encoding biotin--[acetyl-CoA-carboxylase] ligase, with product MGNADAFAANIAASGLRHFRLIEHHRTIRSTNDEAQRRLGEASSAGLVIVADEQSGGKGRRGRTWVAAAHSGLLFTAILPKPVDAGAAWSVTFWAGLRVADALAHWNVEPALQWPNDLLLDGRKLCGILCVSRIVADRATLGCGIGVNVYRPRNRPDLDEIMPPPIFLDDVRVLGERAREELLGQILRAFESQLDGLHNPASIAREWETRAGVPGTRYRFTLEDGGEVEGEALRLTSGGGLVMQTASGERVVELADRVRVVR from the coding sequence ATGGGGAACGCGGACGCCTTCGCTGCAAACATAGCCGCCTCTGGGCTGCGACATTTCCGGCTTATCGAACATCACCGGACAATACGCAGCACCAATGACGAAGCACAGCGGCGCCTCGGAGAGGCGTCCTCGGCCGGGCTCGTCATCGTCGCGGACGAGCAGTCCGGGGGCAAGGGACGCCGCGGTCGCACGTGGGTCGCGGCAGCGCACAGCGGCTTGCTCTTCACCGCCATCCTTCCGAAGCCGGTTGATGCCGGCGCTGCATGGTCGGTGACATTCTGGGCCGGATTGCGCGTCGCGGACGCGCTTGCGCATTGGAACGTCGAGCCGGCGTTGCAGTGGCCTAACGATCTCTTGCTCGACGGCCGCAAGCTGTGCGGCATTCTGTGCGTTTCACGCATCGTTGCCGATCGGGCGACGCTGGGCTGCGGAATCGGCGTCAACGTGTATCGTCCGCGGAATCGCCCGGACCTCGATGAGATTATGCCGCCACCGATCTTTCTCGATGACGTTCGCGTCCTTGGCGAACGCGCGCGCGAGGAGCTGCTGGGTCAGATTTTGCGCGCGTTTGAATCTCAGCTCGACGGGCTCCACAATCCCGCGTCGATCGCGCGCGAATGGGAGACGCGCGCGGGAGTCCCCGGCACGCGCTACCGATTCACGCTCGAAGACGGCGGTGAGGTCGAAGGCGAAGCGCTACGGCTCACCTCCGGCGGAGGACTCGTCATGCAAACCGCCTCGGGAGAGCGCGTCGTCGAATTAGCCGATCGCGTGCGCGTCGTGCGCTAG
- the ndk gene encoding nucleoside-diphosphate kinase, which translates to MFAAKASAFPIPYELFPMPVEQTLILCKGDAVQRGLVGEIVSRFEHRGFVLTAMKLLNVSEDIAKKHYAEHEGKPFFKSLVSYITSAPIIAMVITGESAIEACRQTIGATDPRKAAPGTIRADLAQTIGRNLVHGSDSPDSAKREVAIWFTPSELCVRAHPLQNEIVSD; encoded by the coding sequence ATGTTTGCAGCGAAGGCGTCCGCGTTCCCCATCCCGTATGAGCTTTTCCCTATGCCGGTCGAACAAACTCTAATTTTATGCAAGGGCGACGCAGTTCAGCGTGGCCTCGTTGGTGAGATCGTTTCGCGCTTCGAGCATCGCGGTTTCGTTTTAACGGCGATGAAGCTCCTTAATGTGAGTGAAGACATCGCGAAGAAACACTACGCCGAACATGAAGGCAAGCCGTTCTTCAAGAGCCTGGTTTCGTATATCACGTCAGCGCCGATCATCGCGATGGTGATTACGGGTGAGAGCGCGATCGAAGCATGCCGCCAAACCATCGGTGCAACCGATCCGCGCAAGGCGGCACCGGGAACGATTCGCGCCGACCTGGCGCAAACGATCGGGCGCAATCTCGTGCATGGCAGCGATTCGCCGGATAGCGCAAAACGCGAGGTCGCGATCTGGTTTACGCCAAGCGAGCTGTGCGTGCGCGCGCATCCGCTGCAGAACGAGATCGTCTCAGACTAA
- the eno gene encoding phosphopyruvate hydratase, with amino-acid sequence MESQRGAGRPLIEGVRAREVLDSRGNPTVAVSVATSFGMVEEAMVPSGASTGAHEAVELRDGDQRRYGGKGVERAVDAVNEVLAPALEGADATEQRDVDALLLELDGTENKSRLGANAILGVSLAVARAAASSVGLPLFAYLGGSLATTLPVPMMNVINGGKHAEGALQFQECMIVPLGVPTFREAVRAGAETFHALGKMLHDRKMPTLVGDEGGYAPPLESIDEALKLLVEAIERAGYTPGKDIGIALDPAASEFYRDGKYWPHLADDHPATSAEMVGLYEGLIKNYPIVSIEDGLAEDDWDGWNLLTTRLGSRVQLVGDDLFVTNTKRLARGIKEGDANAILIKINQIGTLSETWDAVEMAHRAGYRCVISHRSGETGDTSIADISVATGAGQIKTGSLSRSERVEKYNRLMAIEANLDGAARYPGKAAFRALANV; translated from the coding sequence ATGGAAAGTCAGCGCGGTGCCGGACGCCCGCTGATCGAGGGCGTTCGCGCGCGCGAAGTTTTGGATTCGCGCGGAAATCCGACGGTCGCGGTCTCCGTTGCAACCAGCTTCGGCATGGTGGAAGAGGCGATGGTGCCTTCGGGCGCCTCGACCGGCGCGCACGAAGCCGTCGAGCTGCGCGACGGCGACCAACGCCGTTACGGCGGCAAGGGCGTGGAGCGTGCCGTCGATGCGGTCAACGAAGTGCTCGCGCCGGCGCTCGAGGGTGCGGACGCGACCGAACAGCGTGACGTCGATGCGCTGTTGCTCGAGTTGGACGGCACCGAAAACAAGAGCCGTCTCGGCGCAAATGCGATTCTCGGCGTTTCACTTGCCGTCGCGCGCGCGGCGGCTTCCAGCGTCGGCCTTCCGCTGTTTGCGTACTTGGGGGGATCGCTCGCAACGACGCTTCCCGTTCCGATGATGAACGTCATCAACGGCGGCAAACACGCGGAAGGTGCGCTGCAATTTCAAGAATGCATGATCGTGCCGCTTGGCGTTCCGACGTTTCGAGAAGCGGTTCGCGCCGGCGCGGAGACATTTCACGCGCTTGGCAAGATGCTGCACGATCGCAAAATGCCGACGCTTGTCGGTGATGAAGGTGGTTACGCGCCGCCGCTCGAGTCGATCGACGAGGCACTCAAGCTGCTGGTGGAAGCGATCGAGCGCGCGGGCTACACGCCGGGAAAAGATATCGGAATCGCACTCGATCCCGCTGCGTCGGAATTCTATCGTGATGGAAAATACTGGCCGCACCTTGCCGACGATCATCCCGCGACGTCAGCCGAGATGGTCGGCTTGTACGAAGGCCTGATCAAGAATTACCCGATCGTTTCGATCGAGGATGGTCTCGCGGAGGACGATTGGGACGGCTGGAACTTGCTGACGACGCGATTAGGTTCACGCGTGCAGCTCGTCGGCGACGATCTGTTCGTAACGAACACGAAGCGGCTCGCCCGCGGCATAAAGGAAGGCGACGCTAACGCGATTCTGATCAAGATCAATCAGATCGGAACGCTGTCGGAGACGTGGGACGCCGTCGAAATGGCGCACCGCGCCGGCTATCGATGCGTCATCTCGCACCGTTCGGGTGAGACGGGCGATACGTCGATCGCCGATATTTCCGTTGCGACCGGCGCCGGACAAATCAAGACCGGTTCACTCTCGCGCAGCGAGCGCGTCGAAAAATACAACCGTCTGATGGCGATCGAAGCGAACCTGGACGGCGCGGCACGCTATCCCGGAAAGGCCGCGTTCCGGGCACTCGCCAACGTCTAG
- the ligA gene encoding NAD-dependent DNA ligase LigA: MATRSKSSLHEAETRAHGLRAQINEANHRYYVLDVAEISDAEYDKLLRELLTLEEEHPELVTEDSPTQRVGAAPAEAFEPYVHTRPMLSLANAFDGDELRAFDARARKLAGAEFSYSCELKIDGLAMVARYRDATFDRGATRGDGMVGEDVTPNVRAIRSLPLTLRKEAKPPHLIEVRGETFLRRSDFAKLNEERTKHGLTPFANPRNAASGGVRQLDPKETAKRKLSFVAYAVGVVQGTLPVRGQFELVKYLAALGLPTDKHTKQCATIDDVIVFCEHWENTRDSLDYEIDGVVVKIDDLALQEKLGVAGRDPRWAIAFKFRAAEAQTKLLGIEVNVGRTGSINPYAVLEPVPIGGVVVSRATLSNQDVIDRKDIRIGDIVIVRRAGDVIPEIVGPVPGTRKGNPRRYKLPATCPECGSPVERLEGEAVAYCTNAACPAQLRERVRHWCSRGAMDVERIGDILAAQLVDLKLVHDVGEIYALDERSLGKVPRMGEKSITNVLEQIEASKTRGLARVLVGLSIRYVGLQNANALAGAFGSVDAIERASVEELEEVEGVGERIAESVHFFFGQKINRGIVKRLDDAGVDLTAPKRPRAAAGKLAGKTFVLTGTLPSMTREEATELITAAGGKVSGSVSKKTDYVVAGSEAGSKLAKAEQLGVTILDEAGLRELLSR; the protein is encoded by the coding sequence ATGGCTACGCGATCCAAGTCTTCACTCCACGAGGCTGAGACTCGCGCGCACGGGCTGCGCGCGCAGATCAACGAGGCCAATCATCGGTATTACGTTCTCGACGTTGCAGAGATAAGCGACGCCGAGTACGACAAGCTTCTCCGCGAGCTGCTTACGCTCGAGGAAGAGCATCCCGAGCTTGTCACCGAGGATTCGCCGACGCAACGCGTCGGCGCAGCGCCGGCGGAGGCTTTCGAACCCTACGTGCACACGCGGCCGATGCTCAGCCTCGCCAACGCGTTCGATGGCGACGAGCTGCGGGCGTTCGACGCACGGGCACGCAAGCTCGCGGGAGCGGAGTTTTCGTATAGCTGCGAGCTGAAGATCGACGGCCTCGCGATGGTGGCGCGCTATCGCGACGCGACATTCGATCGTGGCGCGACCCGTGGCGACGGAATGGTTGGTGAAGACGTCACGCCGAACGTGCGAGCGATCCGCTCGCTTCCGCTGACGCTTCGTAAGGAAGCGAAACCGCCGCATCTCATCGAGGTCCGCGGCGAAACGTTCTTGCGCCGCAGCGATTTTGCGAAACTGAACGAGGAACGAACGAAGCACGGGCTTACGCCCTTCGCGAATCCGCGCAACGCAGCCTCAGGCGGCGTGCGGCAGCTCGATCCGAAAGAGACCGCGAAGCGCAAGCTCTCATTCGTCGCTTATGCGGTCGGCGTCGTCCAAGGCACACTCCCGGTGCGCGGCCAGTTCGAGCTGGTCAAATATCTCGCCGCGCTCGGATTGCCGACAGACAAGCACACCAAGCAGTGCGCGACGATCGACGACGTCATCGTCTTTTGCGAGCACTGGGAGAATACGCGTGACTCTCTCGACTACGAGATCGATGGTGTCGTCGTCAAGATCGACGACCTGGCGCTGCAGGAGAAGCTTGGCGTTGCCGGCCGCGATCCGCGCTGGGCAATAGCCTTCAAGTTTCGCGCGGCTGAAGCGCAGACGAAGTTGCTGGGCATCGAGGTCAACGTCGGACGCACGGGTTCGATCAATCCGTACGCGGTGCTCGAACCGGTGCCGATCGGCGGCGTCGTCGTGAGTCGCGCAACGCTCTCGAATCAAGACGTGATCGACCGCAAAGACATCCGCATCGGCGACATCGTAATCGTACGGCGTGCCGGCGACGTTATTCCGGAGATCGTCGGTCCCGTTCCCGGAACACGAAAGGGCAATCCGCGCCGTTACAAACTGCCGGCGACGTGCCCCGAATGTGGTTCCCCGGTCGAGCGCCTCGAAGGCGAGGCGGTGGCGTACTGCACGAATGCGGCGTGTCCCGCGCAGCTTCGCGAACGCGTCCGGCATTGGTGTTCGCGCGGCGCGATGGACGTCGAACGCATCGGCGACATCTTAGCCGCGCAGCTCGTCGATCTCAAGCTGGTGCACGACGTTGGCGAGATCTATGCGCTCGATGAGCGAAGTCTCGGCAAAGTCCCGCGCATGGGCGAAAAATCGATTACCAACGTTCTCGAGCAGATCGAAGCCTCGAAGACGCGCGGGCTCGCGCGCGTCCTCGTCGGTCTCTCGATTCGTTACGTCGGTTTGCAAAATGCAAATGCACTTGCCGGCGCGTTCGGTTCGGTCGACGCTATCGAACGTGCGAGCGTCGAAGAATTAGAGGAAGTCGAAGGCGTCGGCGAGCGAATCGCCGAGAGCGTGCACTTTTTCTTCGGGCAGAAAATCAATCGCGGCATCGTCAAGCGATTGGACGATGCGGGCGTCGATCTGACCGCGCCGAAACGACCGCGCGCAGCGGCGGGCAAACTTGCGGGCAAGACGTTCGTGCTGACTGGCACGCTGCCGTCGATGACGCGCGAAGAAGCAACGGAGCTGATCACTGCCGCCGGCGGCAAAGTCAGCGGGTCAGTTTCAAAGAAGACGGATTACGTCGTCGCGGGCTCCGAAGCCGGCAGCAAGCTCGCGAAAGCCGAACAACTCGGCGTAACGATCCTCGACGAAGCCGGTTTGCGCGAACTCTTGTCGCGCTAA